In Cryptomeria japonica chromosome 1, Sugi_1.0, whole genome shotgun sequence, the sequence AAAGATATTGTAATGAATAAAGATGGCAAGTACATCGAGCACATGGGggtactcaatttgtttatcttccagtttgttaacaaaaaatgttagttaacagttatatgttgaaaagccacaacgcttggtgataatgtatactctcatataaagaagGGAACTTTGGTAATGTGGGAAACAATTAgagaaggagtagattatagccttagGCTTACCATTGAAAtattttggcaaatatatataatataatcagtcgttTTCCTTTGcgtttatgttgtggattattgcattttctgCAGGcaattgcttatgatattatctaaaaggggataaggttattcgtgttcttccagtgaaattctgtgtttcatactgtagatttggatcaaaaagatttactcgcgaattgtaattgttccctgtatttcttccttggatggtctcttaaaagttagggttaaattcattcaagcagtttacaatatagacactgaagtagagctcataagaaacaataactgatagactcatcgagagggggtgggtttaaaaattgtctcataagtttacacaataagtcctaaagaaatataaagactctgtagcccaaacaacgaagaaaggcattggtcatctatagaatacaactcatcagttcacatttcactttaaaagtaataggagtagctgagtaggaaatatagaatagactagcaatagtgtatatacataaatttcaagcacaaagatcgaataacttctacaacaacaatcttgaactcatctgctatatctccatcctgggaatttatgccattctgagataggaggaaatcagatcaagatacttaatctgctataaaaagcattagttattgaaaacaactagtgagtaggtatacccgcctaggtcctacagagcctaaagtgagagaattagtaaccaaataggttcactctataagttggccaagtcaattggagggtttgatcataggagttgccatttccttagaacctatccaatctgttgatttgagacccaacaggtgtCTCCCGTGGGTTGGTGCCTGTGAAGATTTGTAAAGAGAATTTTATTGTTGGCTGGATTGGACAGTAGATCAAAGTAGTCTTTCTCCGTGCTTTTCTCTTGAAAAggtttccatgtaaatcttgtgtCTCTTAGTTGGTAGATCTTGTGTGATTTCTATTCTCGTGGTTGTTAGTTTTTTACATAAGTAAAAGTTTAccttatactaattcaccccctccccctctcttagTATAAGTGTgtatattcatcaattggtattaagACAGGTTCCTTCAAGAATAGCCTAACCGCTAGAAGGAGATCTCAAAAGAACACATGGTGAATCAAGAAGGTTTCTCCTCAAATAGAGCCACAATAGAGTCCGAATACATAGCAGTAATATCATGTTGCacacaagttctttggatgaagcGGACATTGAAGGACATGAAGATAGAATATGCTCATCCAGTTTCAATACTTTGTGACAACACGACTACAATTAattttcaaagaatctagttatgtactctaggacaaagcacatttctatcaagtatcattctTTAAGAGAATGGGTAGCAAAACAACATGTCAAGATGGAGTACATTGTGAAacaagaatagattgtagatattttcttaAAACCCATTCCTAAAgggacttttgagtatcttagacaaAAATTGGGAGTGGTATCACTCTCACCCAGTCACTAATTTCCAGAGAGGAGCACAAATTTAGGGGGAGCTAGTCACTGCAATATCTTTTGGCTCAGTgaagtctttggcattgatgtcaaatggggagagttgTAGAAAGGGGGAACATTATAGACAAGGGGAGAAACATGTTCTTGTTGCATTCACATATTATTTCCTTGCGGGTTgttatcaatgacaaaggggaagattgttggaaacattgttgtcattgatgtcaaaggggagttgAACATATTGTTGTTGTTAAAATAGAATATTGTGACCAAAACCTGCTTCAAATATAAAAAACAGTTTCCTTTATTCAATGCAGATCGTATCATTCCAGTGAGATCATTAATGCTCTTAAAAAGAATAATTTAGCTTAAATTAAGGCAGAGTTGAAATTTATGATTGGATGGCCGACCCTCACGTattttttgggaattaatttaaaataaaaaatggttcatggtccccttgcaaaatttaatttaatactatTTTGGGTCTCCTTGCATTCGACCGACCCTCTTGATGTGGTTGCCCAACTtgggaaaaattaaaaataaaataaatttatttatttgcatgtATAGCTGACCCTTTTTGAAGGACTGCATCTCTTGGGTGAAGAGGTATATTGCTGTGCTATAAAAGAAGATGAGTGGGGGAAGTAGAAGGTAAGCAATTAAAGAAATATTCTTCCTATTTAAGCAGATTTATAGCAGGTCCTCGAGCACATTTATAACAGATTTATAAAGAATTTTTATAAGGGAGATTCAAATAATCATCATGCTTTGAAGTAGCAATATTCAAGAAGATGAAAGTTTTAATCATTTGGAGGTTTGAGTCTCTCAATAGAAGAGATCGATGTCTCttgctaagttggtgcttagtgGTGGGGATTAGTGTCTCCAGCGGGTTGGTGCCTACGAAGATTTGTAAAGAGAACTTTATTGTTGGCAGGTTCTGGACAATAGATCCAAGTGGTCTTTCTCTAtggttttctcttgaaagggtttccaCATAATTCTTGTGTATCTTAGTTGGTAGATCTCGTGCAAttgctattttcatggttgttggTTTTTAAGTGTGTGTGCTCATCAGTTACAGGGAACAAATTTTTTCGAATTTGAGCTTCTTTGATGTAATAACCCTCTCCAATATTTTTACTCATAAGAGTACTTCAACTGATAAGAATTTAGTATTACAAAATATGTTGAGACCTCTTAGAAAATAGCATGGGGAACACAAGATTATTTAATTCTCACAATGTATAGCCAGGAAGTTGCAATTCCTCTTAATGCAAATACTTCATACGACAACTTGGAGAATAAAAGGTAGCAGATTAGTCATAAACTTCAGTTCATAAAATGCTACACCCTTTTTCCAAAAAGAGTGGTGACTCTTCTCATGTCGTTAACATTCAAAATACATATTAATACTTGTGCTAATAAAGGGAGTTGGTACAGCTGTTGTTAATGACaatatgatgctagaaatatggaaAGTACACCAAGATTCAAGAGAGTTATATATCGATGGAGATCTGAATGGTACAACCAACCTAAATATGATCCACAAGGATTTGCCTTTGAAATAGCAATAAGATAAAATATTTTGAAAACCCTTGACTGATATGTATTTAAATAAAATCTTCAAACCATTGTAAATCCCATCCACAAATTAAATTCTGCAATATTTCAGCAAATATGTGACTCCTAAGTGGAACCACCTCAGCTTGAAACTGAAAGGATTTTCATGTTCTAGATTTCTGAACCAAAGGGTTCTCGCCCTTGGGTGTGGAGATGAATAAAATGCTCAAGATCTGAAATAGGGTTTTCTAACAATAACAATGGATAGCTTTTTCCCTTCCAAACTCTTCTTTCAACCTCCCTTttaatttcaatttatcttttcccACCTAAAATCATCTCCAAAGGTGTTCGAAAAcacttttaataaaatatttcattttttccaTATCAATAaagtaataataatatttaaattgtacctttaataaaattataaaataaagttATTGGGCtacttaaaatattattattaaattggtTCCCTAACTATatcccttagccaatgagaaatgAGAAATAAGAAATGGGCTATAAGTCTCccatataatttaattttaaaaatggcACGTGACATTGGAATTGCTATTCCCCACATTTGAGGCCATGTATACAAGCTCACTTCCAACATGTGAGAGTTTGAACCAAATGGAATCACATATTGCACCCTTGAGTGTTCAGGTTGATCACAAAGAGGAAGAGAGTGCAAACATGGATCGGCCACTTAAAGATGTTGAAAACATGACACAAAGTTATGACAACAATTCTGATTTTTGCAACAGCAGTCATATTTATTGGCCTAATCATGAGATAGCAACCATTTCTTGTGAGAATGATGATTGTGTGGAGTCACCTAATGCAGACACTCAAGTTTTGGGTGTTATTGATGCAATAGGTTTTGTGGATTCAAGCCACAACAAGTTTGATTTTGTACATCAGACCATGGAAAACAAATCAGAAAATTTGCCTAATAGTGATGGTTCTAAGGATTGTTTGACCGATGTGCACACATCTATATGGATAGGGGACATGAGAATTGATATTGGCAGATCAGCAGCCTCTAACATGTCATTTGAGCCATCCCAAGAGGTACATAACAGCGGTACACTTGTTGAGGATGTGTGTGAAGTAGATAGCACACATGATGATGCTTACCACTCAGTGAGCGATGGCTACTCCGTCTCTTACCAGAGTGCAGATTGCAAACCCGGGAATTTGAATGGAAGTGATAAGTTCCAGGATTCTCACCATTTAGCAGGGCAACTGAAGGTGAACGAAGATATGATAGCTTCAGCCTTGGAACACTTCGATGTTGTTCAGCAATTGGTGGCACATTGCTGCTGGACTCCTGGTATATATGAGCACTTGGATGGTGGGCTTTCCCTCGCATAGTTTCAATCACTTAGAGATGTCGTTGGGGTAATACAAAATCATTACCTACAGTTATTATAAGATATAGATCATCTCCTTATGCTTGATGGTATCTATTATGATGCACTGAAGGGAAAGGAAGAGGTTGATGAGCTCACCCATGAGCTTGAGGTGAGCATGGACTCATTGGAGAGCGCTCAATCAGCCATTCGTGAGTCACAGACCCCAGTTGAGGAGCTTACCGTGGCGTTGAGATTAGCGTAGTCTTCACCATCTATGGATACAGTTGAGTTTCCTATAGCAACACTTGGTGATGAGTTTACACCCACGGGTTGTAGTAATGGATGTGTTGAGGATGTGGCTACATTCGTCACTGAGGCAGGTACATATGACTTAGTTGAGATAAGTACTTTGATTGAGAGCAGCCGAGAACCACTTGTTGCATTAGGATCTTCCGAAGTTAGTACTACGACCAATGATGCAGGTCAGATTGTTGATAGCTCGTGTGGTAGTGGTGGACTCTCCCAAGAGTTGTGTGTTGGTATGCAATGCTACTCCATCATCTTCATAGGAGATTCATAGGATGTCATTTGGTTGGGAGTATGGCTCTCATGTTGGTTTGCTTCCCTCTCCTGGAAGCGAATTTGTTACTTCATCTCATGCAACTGATGGTGATAGACAGCTTGTTGTATCGCAGAGTTAGAGTGATCAGCTGCTGGTTTCAATGGATAAGGTTTATTCCACCTTATTTCGTTTTTACCATGCTGATACATTTGTTGAGTACCTATTTGAGAGTTCAAGGTTTCAGGAGGGTCTGTTTGGGGTCACTAAGGATACTCTCATTCATGGTTCATGCGCTATCAAACATTTTTTGGGAGTCATTGTAGGTACTCTGACTACAATGTTTCCTCAGAAATTTTGTGGTTGGGTTTGCAGAGCAAGTTGCCAGAGGCCCTACCGAATTGGTGATTTGGGATCGGAGATTGGAGTTGTCTCTTGATTCGGATATTGTTAGTAATGAGCCCTTGACTAAGGTTGGAGCGTTTTATCGCAACTACACAGTGAGTGCTCATCACTTTTCTTTTGATCCACACGTGGACTTGATGATGCACCGGTGCGGATTGGCTTCGGGGTTATACCATCCATTGTGGGATGGAGAGTTACCATCTTTAGTAGATGGAACTAGCAGTTGCGAGTACCCAACTCAGTTGATTACCGGGGGCTACTTGCTGGGTCAATGTTTGGTTTCCCATCATGCTGATGTGTATCCAGTGGAGATTGTTACTCCTATGACAGAGAGACTATCTTTGGCTACATGGCTTCAAAGCAGAGTTCTGAgactcgcggcgagtcacgcgagtcGCGCGAATCAGCGGGCCGGGTGACCTCTGCCGGGTCACGGCGACCTTGACCCAGGCCCGGACGAGTCACAGGGTGTGACTCGCCTAACTCGCCGAGTCAGCGAGTCACCCtctgactcgccgagtccgagggtcgtgacccgGCTGGCGCTGCTTGCAAAAAGTGgacacaaaattaaaaaaaacacaacACAATTTTATTATGTTTTGTGCCATTTGCCTTTGTTATAACCCTAAAAGGGATTGCCATTTAGTTTTATGagtggaagagaggaaaaaagagaggaagagaggaaaaaagaaAACCATAGTTGTGCAACCAGTAGACAGGAAGAGGGGAAAAGCTagcacaaatcacattggggcagcactacagttgcattgagagcatcaaggagctcatttcaaacacttgtcaacaaatttgaaagaggtaagtgttaatttttgttgattatgttggttttttttctatatttatggattttttcatttttttgttatttttttttaaacttcagcTTTCCAAATCTATATTGTTGCTTGCATACTTCAATGATTCAATCACAATGACATAAATAGAACAATAGCATAGCAAACCCtagacttttttttttgaaaaaattgtatacatgtatttataattttttcttaaaaaaacctagggtttgctgatttttttgaattgttaatttctttctttgaaatttgaaaattttcaagaaaaaacacaatgcacaaattagtctttgctgattttttttaattagtttaaaatttaaaatttaaaactttgtcaaacacaatgcttaaatggtgatttgtaaaattgtcttattgcagcagccctcacgttttgaaaacaattttttttcctaatggcTCATCCTAATCCTCCACCTAGGAAACATGGTCAAAAAGATGAGGCATGGAAATACACTGAAGAATTTTTTGGTAGACAAAGAAATCAAACCAAGTGTATGTTTTGTAAGGAAATTAACCATGGGGGGGATAAATAGATTAAAATATCATATTGCTGGCATACGTGGTCATGATACTGAGCCTTGTGACAAGGCAACTCCTGAAGCAATTCGTTTTTGTTACGTCTTATTAGAAAACTTTGAAATACATAAgcaaacaaaaaaaagacaaagagaggagTTATGTCATATTGGTTCCCCTCCACCCACATCCGCATCTAGCTCCGCATCCACAGCTGCATCCGTAGGttgtgttggagagggttcttctATGCCTCCCTTTCGTCCTAGTGCTTCTGCTAGTGCCAGTACTTCTATTCCTACTCCTAGTCACACTTTTGGTCCTAGAGTGCGAAAATCTAAGATAgacaatttttttgtaccacgcactACTCCTGGCGCACAGCCCTCGCTTGAGAGCATgtcttggaacaaggaggtccatgatgcaggaagaaaagcaatttgcaagttttggtacttctgcaacattccatttattgcagccaggtacttttttatttgattgttttaaattaaaatttaaaattttatggtttgaatttgaaagttgaaattgaaattgaacttttcttatttaatctatttcaaTTTGTGATAGGTCTTCTTATTGGCAAGGCATGATTGATGCAGTAACCATTTGTGGGCCAGGGTTTAAAGCCCCTAGTGATACTGAGTTGAGTGGCCCTCTCTTgttggaaatggtggaagatatgaaaGTTGACCTAGAAGACCACCACCAATCTTGGAGccagaagggttgcaccatcatgacagatggttggactgataggaggaatagaacactcctaaattttcttgtttccagcGGAGGTGATTGCTCATTTTACTTCTCTATATGCATtgtgattgaaattgaataatttacattctaatttattgataattaatttgttttattttcaggATCCACCATGTTTTTGAAGTCCATCGATGCTTCCTCACATGTCAAAAATGCGGCATACTTATGTGAGGCCATTGAGGAAGTTATAGAtgaggtgggggaagaaaatgtggtgcaagtggtgacggataatgcagcaagttatgttgcTGTAGGTAAACTTTAAAAGTTTTCTTTTGAGTTTTAAGTTTTAACTTTTAAACTTTTCAGTTTTTAACTTTTAAATATTAATGGTAAAATTTCTTGATACTTATAAGTTATCACATCTAATTCTTTAactaatttaaaattgttgcaggaaaacttttgatggagaggcacccaaaaatcttttggtctccatgtgcagcccattgccttgacctcatgctggaggatataggtaagcttggatgggtgaaagaatgcgttgaaagggccaagaatatatgcaaatttatttacaatcatgcattggtccttagcattatgaggcaatacacgggggAAAGGGAGTTGGCTCGTCCTGGTATAACGAGATTTGCCTCAAATTTCCTCACATTGAAATCCTTGTTAAAATCAAAGGCATCTTTGAGGcgcatgtttgttggtgaggagtggacttcctcatcctatgctacgaccactgcagggatggatgtagtagattgcatttttgatgagccaggTTTTTGGATCCCTTGTGCAGAGATCGTGCAGGTAatcttataaatttataatattatatgcatatttttgttttgtttgcattgtgcaacttttcaatttttcttattttcatgcacacttgtgagttaactatttttgtttaacattatttgcaggtcactgagcccctagtagttctcctacgagttgttgatggggagaagcccactgtgggctacatatatgagggcatggatagggccaaggaggccattagatccatatatgctggagttgaggataagtataggcccatttgggacataattgatagaagatggcataaccaacttcataggcccatccatgcagcagcttaTTACCTCAATCCATCATTTCGTTTCCGTGCTGATTTCAaagcggatgaggaggttcttagtgagCTATATTCAGTAGTACAACGGATGGTCACTGATACCACATCTACACTTCTTGAGATGGATGCATTTAATAATGCATCAGGGGCAATCTTTGCCAGCCAATTGTGCAAAGAGGGTCGGACAAAATTGCAGCCAGGtagaaaattctaaagtttatgacatgcattttaatttttcattttataatctacctttaaagttggaaatgagactaatgtttttttcttttccttatctcagatagatggtggcaaatgtttgggccttcaaccccaaaccttcaaaaaattgccatccgcatattgagccagccgtgcagcgcttctggatgtgagcacaactggagcatgttcgagcacatccactcgaagaggcgaaatagattgtctgtggagaggttgaatgatctagtctttgttcattacaacctccgtctcaggaccagacagattttggacgatgactcctctccgatcactctagaggaagtcaaccccgagtccgattggctcactgagtccaccgatccagtcttcactgatgaggaccttgagtgggttgaccaggcagacagagaggctgaggctgcggctatggcagaggaggaggatagagcacgatcaggcacagcacctatggctactcagactagcacatcacaggcagagactatggctactcagtcatccaggacctaccttagacgcctttgtaggaggcagatagacgaggctgagccaaagcctgagccatagacttgtttttttttacactttaca encodes:
- the LOC131043866 gene encoding uncharacterized protein LOC131043866 → MPPFRPSASASASTSIPTPSHTFGPRVRKSKIDNFFVPRTTPGAQPSLESMSWNKEVHDAGRKAICKFWYFCNIPFIAARSSYWQGMIDAVTICGPGFKAPSDTELSGPLLLEMVEDMKVDLEDHHQSWSQKGCTIMTDGWTDRRNRTLLNFLVSSGGSTMFLKSIDASSHVKNAAYLCEAIEEVIDEVGEENVVQVVTDNAASYVAVGKLLMERHPKIFWSPCAAHCLDLMLEDIGKLGWVKECVERAKNICKFIYNHALVLSIMRQYTGERELARPGITRFASNFLTLKSLLKSKASLRRMFVGEEWTSSSYATTTAGMDVVDCIFDEPGFWIPCAEIVQVTEPLVVLLRVVDGEKPTVGYIYEGMDRAKEAIRSIYAGVEDKYRPIWDIIDRRWHNQLHRPIHAAAYYLNPSFRFRADFKADEEVLSELYSVVQRMVTDTTSTLLEMDAFNNASGAIFASQLCKEGRTKLQPDRWWQMFGPSTPNLQKIAIRILSQPCSASGCEHNWSMFEHIHSKRRNRLSVERLNDLVFVHYNLRLRTRQILDDDSSPITLEEVNPESDWLTESTDPVFTDEDLEWVDQADREAEAAAMAEEEDRARSGTAPMATQTSTSQAETMATQSSRTYLRRLCRRQIDEAEPKPEP